Sequence from the Neomonachus schauinslandi chromosome 9, ASM220157v2, whole genome shotgun sequence genome:
tgagagagaaaaatataaaatctgtgaTACTGATTAGAAGAATTGTGTGCCACATCAGATAGGATGTTTAAGACCCTCAACTGGGTATTTACAGTGGAAAGAGAAACTCTTATCCCTCAGTGGCTCATacatggtaaatatttaataaatgtcagaTAGATGTTCctacaaaggaagagaagacaagatttgtaattttttggaTACTTAAgataagggagagaaaaagatttaAGTTTCACACTAAATACAAGCAGAGAGATTCTCTATATAAAGTCCAGGGTTATGATCTTAGTCTACTTAGTTGTCCCCATTACTGTTGAGTTGTGCTGTAATAATTGCTCTGTTTTTAGAGAGCTTTGGAGAggtagaaatataattaaaatatgatttgtttgtttaatgtttaACATTTCATCTTTGACAAAAGTCATGAATTTTGAGGCCATAACTTGTGAGGTCCAGGTAATAACTTAGTGCCTCAATTATGAATTTTGGTTTTAAGCAATTAAATAAAAGTTCAGTAAATGACCTTTCTGGACACAAAGATGGATTTAGACATTATCAGAGAGCCAGcttgaattttaatttgatgCTGTTATTTTGTTATAAAGAAAGAATCCATTATGCAGTGCTAAAACACCAGAAGGAAGATAGTATGTCTGAATATCTTTTAATTGGTAGCTATATTTAAGAGTCGATTACATTACACAATAATATCATAGTTGGCAGAATATCATTCGGGTCTAAAAGACATCACTGACAATCTGGCTGCTTATAGACTTTATTTCATGTAGTTTCAATGCTGGAtcagtgtgtttttcatttttggttatAGTGCTGTTGGTGTTGAGAACAACTCCCATTTTGATGCACGCTTAAGAGATCaccagaaattaaaaagtatggTATAATTTGATACGCATTTTGAGTTAGGTTTTCCTATAGTATTAGCATTTTAAATGCTACTACTACATCGTAACTACTGTAATACTGTCCTCATATGTATGCATATCTTAAGAAACAACCTTTATTTATCACCAGAATCACTccctgagtttcctcatctacagtGTGTACCTGAGCATTGTAGAcctcaaatataaaaagaatgtgaAGAGATTTTTTAGCTGGATTCTAGTATGATGACAAATTTCTCCTAATTTTTAGGATTCCtcttcattttacattcctttacTACAAACTAAGTAATTGATGTTTCTTGTCAAACTTCAAGATCTGGATTAAGTACTGCTGAATCCTATCACTTTTTATATAATCTGAGGAAATAAAAACTGCTAGAATTTGGGCTTCTGAatctgaatcttaaaaaaatgctaatgCTCTTTATCTCTCAGCTATGTCTTGGAAAACTAGTTGTGATTAGAGTTAATGTAAATCATTAAGCACGTTGGAACAAagtcagttttctctttttgttggcCTAAATGGGTAACaagcaaaaatatctttatacattttgtctttccttttttctgggGTGTTATAATCTTATTGAGGAGACAGCGTTTTGATTTAGGATGAAAGGAGAGAAGGTGATCTTTTTTCCGGGCTCACTGCTGTGGTAGGTGCGTCATTAGCATCTGGCACACCTTTTTTAATGAGTGCTTTTGATGTCAGGAAAATGTCAGATGACTTCCTTAAAATTGAAACATCTCTCCTGCACACAAGAATGGGAGGagtattttgtgttcattttattttataacttcctTCAACTGTTTATATAAGTCATTTATTTAAACCAGCAGTTGACCGCAAGGGCTGCTTATCAGAGAACACACCTACCAAAACTCTCCAATAGAGTGCGTTCCTCTGATAGCAGATGAGTTCTTCTCTACCTTTGAGATTTAGTTCCTCAGAGGAAGAGCTCTAAAGTCTGTGGGATCATCACATGCAATTTTTATTCCCTTGCTTTGAAATTATTTGAATACTCAAAATGTGTAGCCTTGGTAAAGGATTTTTATGAGTTTATGTTCACATTGCATTGTGCCCCTCACCAGTCTCCTAGCTGTTTAGCAGCTGTGCTGGTGGACATTTCAGGTATTTGCATAGTttggaattatttcattttggagtGTGCTGTTCTCTCACAACCCTGGAAGACTGTTACTAAATTCATAAGCACCAACTTCCATTGGGCCTCAGATACCTGCAAGATCCTATTAGGTTTTTCTAATCtacttccttcccctttcttgcatatcaattattttaaaaactctatgCTCTTCATTGGACATTTCTTTCCTGCAGACCTACTCTTTTACTGCCAGCAGTTGACCACATTTCTCAATTCATTGGAATTTGAGATTCTTTTTGTGCTGTAATGCATGGTCAGTTTTTTGATGACAGTTCTGTGGGTGTTATGTTTGCTGCTATTACAGTTTGTAAATGTCTATTAGATCAAACTTGTTAATTGTGTTTGTAAACTCCTTTAGAGCCTTACCTAATTTTTTTGTCTACTTGATCTGCcgatttttaagaaaataaatttctatgaaAGGTATGATTGCAGATTTGTTCAGTTCTTGTATTTCTAACTACCTTTGCTTTGTATATTCAGAAGCTGTGTTATTAATGCATTTGGGATTATGACTTACTTTCCTTGTGGATTATCGTGTTTCATCAAATCTAAGAAGATAAAATGCATCCTGATTTCATAGACTTTAAAATGTGTGAAAAAGTATATCATAGAATCTAGAaaacatggtatttatttttatcagcaGGAAACATTCATTTTTCCCTGATTAATTCTTGTTACCTTCAATTATGTTTTGTTCGATATTGACATTACTAAACCTACTTTCTTCTTAATAGCATTGCCTGataaatactttcttttattttcaaacttttggtGTCCTTTTTTTATTGACTGTAGACAGCTTTACACTTATTTTTATGTCCTTGTGAGTCCTGCCAACCCATCTTAATTGGTTTCTATTTATCAAATggttacctttaaaatttttatgtacatatttagCTATATTTTTTTTAGCAGCAGTTAGGGTTAACCATGATCTCTTCCTCCTCACCAAATAATTAAATACTTCATCACGCTTTCACTGCCTTCTTCACACACTGTGCCTTCTCCCCAGATACATTCTTTGCACTACAATTTCCACTTTCTTgggtttgttgttttaatttactttgctAGAGTGTACCTGGAAGTAAATTTCTCAGAAAGGGTGTGTGAAAAGTAAATTTAAGACCCCATaactgaaaatataatatttgctCTCATACAAAGCTTCATTATCTTTTTAGTATACTCTTTGGAATCTTTTTCTTGTTCATATAATAGTCGTCTGTTTTATTCTCTGTAAGCTATGGAATTTCTATCTTTCATCCTTTGAATTCTGCATTTTTGTGATACggattattttcttcctccacCTCCAATTCATACTGTCCAGCATTGAGTGGTCCCTTTAAAACAGACTTccatctaggggtgcctgggtggctcagttggttaagcgtcctactcttgatctcagctcaggtcttgatctcagctcaggtcttgatctcagggtcgtgagttcaagccccatgttaggctcagcatggagcctacttaaaaaaaataaaaataaaaataaatacacacaataAAACACACTTATATGTGTTTAGTTCCAGAAAAATTTTATGATGTTAAATATTTGACCATTTATTGCTCTTGCTGCTTCTTCTTTTATCTCCTCTTAAACTTTTTCTTTACATGTCACTTGTACTTGAGTGTTTTGTTCTGGCAAAATCCCTAGAATTACTTTGCAGTCTACTAATGTGATCTTTATTTAGgtccaattttcttttctgtctgtattttttaataaaccttTAATTTTAGAATAGCTTTAGATTTATAGAAGAGTTATGAAGATAGTACAAAGAGTTCTTACACATTCCACACCATTTCCCCTGTTGTTAacaatgtaagatgttaacaacaTCTTGGTTGGTATTGGTATTTTTCACAGTTAAACAATATAatgtaaacatacatttttttgttaACTAAAATTCATACTTTATTcgtatttccttagtttttatcttACGTCCTTTTTGTTTATCCAGTCCTATCCAGAatgccacattacatttagtcatcatatCTTGTTAGACTACTCTTGgctgtgatagtttctcagaGTTTCCTTGTTTTCGATGACCTTAACAGTTTGAAGGAGCATTGGTCAGATATTCTGTAGAATGTGCTTTTATTAAGAATTGtcttgatatttttctcatgattatacTGGGAATAttgttttgggggaggaggaCGAAAGAGGTAAATttccattctcatcacatcatatcaaggtaTAAGCTATCAACATGACTGACCAGTGTGGATGTTGACCCTGATCACTTGGCTGAGAGTAGTACTTCGCAGGTGTCTCCACTGTGAAGTGACTTctcttttacttttctgtatCATACACTTTGGAAGAAGTCACTGTACACAGCCCATGCTTATGAAGTCAGGAGTCACACACCACTTCCTTTTGGACAGAGTATCtacataaactattttaaattcttctgttCAGGAGATTGTCTGTTCTCCCCCatatatttattcagtcatttgctaatattttcttaaggatttttgcatctgtgttcatgagataCATTGGTTTTTAGTTTTCTGGTAATGTCTATCAGTTTTGATATTAAGATAATGCTTTATAGAATGACTTGGTAagtgttctttctgtttctatttttgcaaaGATATTATGGGGCATTAGTATTATTTGTCCTTTGtgaaattcaccagtgaattcaccagtgaaactctctgggcctggtgctttctttatagaagttttaaattggggcacctgggtggcacataCGGTTAAGCAaacgactcttggtttcagctcagggcatgatcttggggtcgtgagatcaagccctgcattgggctcagctcggagtctgctagagacactctctccctctgcctctccacactactcgctctcttgctctcaaaaataaataaatctttttttaaaaaaagaaagttttaaattattgacTTCATTTCTTTAATAGTCATAGGGCTGTTGaagttatctatttcttcttgtgtgagttctcatagctcatgttttttttttaagtatttggtcTGTTTTATCTAAGTTATTGAAATGTGGACATAGAGTTATTTGTAGTAtccccttattatccttttaatgccTGTGAGAGCAAGGGTGATGGCCCTCCTTTCATACCTGGTATTAGTAATTTGtggctctttattttttcttggtgcCTAGCTAGAGTTTATCagtttattgatattttcaaataagCAGCTTTTAGTCTtgctttttctgttgttttcctgttttcattttcattaatactgttctaatttttattatttcattttttcttcttgatttaggcttaatttgctcttctttctgtaGTTTCCTAAGGTAGAAACTTAGGTTACAGacctaaggtttttttttttcttttttaatgtatgcatTAATGCTGTAAATTTTTCTCTAAACACTGCCTTTGTTGTTTCCCACAAAGTTTAAtaagttgcattttcattttctttcagttcaaaatattttctagttttctgtgtGTCTCCCCCTTTGACCTATGTATTATTtagatgtgtatttatttttaaatatttgggggtTTCCCATCTATATTTCTGTTACTTATTTCTAGATTAactccactgtggtcagagaacatactttttttttatgttaatgaccatacattacatcattagtttttgatgtagtgttccatgattcattgtttgcgtataacacccagtgctccattcaatatgtgccctctttaatacccatcaccaggctaacccatccccccacccccctcccctctagaaccctcagtttgtttctcagagtccatagtctcttatggttcgtctccccctccaatttcccccccttcattcttcccttcctactatcttcttttttttaaacatataatgtattatttgtttcagaggtacaggtctgtgattcagcagtcttaacacaattcacagcactcaccatagataataccctccccaatatctatcacacagccaccccatgcctcccaccccccaccactccagcaaccctcagtttgtttcctgagattaagaattcctcatatcagtgagatcatatgatacatgtctttctctgattgacttatttcactcagcataataccatccagttccatccacgtcattgcaaatggcaagatttcgtggttttttgatggctgcataatattccattgtatatatataccacatcttctttatccattcatctgtcgatgaacatcttggctctttccacagtttggctattgtggacattgctgctataaacatcggggtgcacataccccttcagatccctacatttgtatctttggggtaaatacccagtagtgcaattgctgggtcatatggtagctctattttcaactttttgaggaacctccatcctgttttccagagtggctgcaccagcttgcgttcccaccaacagtgtaggagggttcccctttctccgcatccccgccaacatctgttgtttcctgacttgttaattttagccattctgactggtgtgaggtggtatctcattgaggttttgattttttaatgatttttatccttttaaatttgttaaaatgtgtttCATGGCCCAGATGTTGTCTCAGGGAATTCCCATGTAAGTTTATGAACAACATGCATTGCCCTTTTGTTggctggaatattttttaaatgtcagttggATCAAGGTGATTGGTAATGCTATTCAGGTCATCTATATtcttcctgattttctttctgcttagTCTACAATTTACTGACAGAAAGCTGTTTAAACTCTCCAGTTATAATAGTGAATTTACCTATTTCTgtttgcagttctatcagtttttgctttatgtacttTGGCATGCTTTTTGGGGTGCATATGTGTGTAGGATTGTTATATTGTCTTAGAGAATTGAaaactttttcattatgtaatgccccCATATTCCTAAATAATCTTCCTTATTCTGAAGTTTGCTTTGTCTAAAATTAATAAAGCTAgctattccatttttcttttgattagtgctAGCATTTTATATCCTTCTTCAtccctttactttttctttttactgaattcattataatttttagTCATGTAGTCTTCTAATCAAGGGATATTTAAACTACCACCACTAACACatgaagatcttttaaaaaaactatgttTATATAAAAAGGGATCCTCCTCAAAATATTGGAGTTATTGTTCTAATCTGTACCAAAAAGATGTTTCTAACTCAGCTGAGCCTCCTTGGACAGGGCCTAAGAAGAGAGTTCGTAATCTGCTTCCTGATCACGTCCCCTTCATCCCTTGAATATTATCGTGTACCGGCATTGCCCTAGCCCATGGCTTTCTGTTCCAGCTATCATTGTCCTTTACTTCTTCTCTGTCTTATCTTCTCCCGCCAATAttcttttcccagtttttttgattgcagtaaaatacatataacgtTTACTTTCTTGACCATttgtaagtgtacagttcattgccattaagtacattcatattgtacacctgttaccacagtctggctccagaactctttttatcttgcaaaactgtaaCTCTcatagactgtctttttttttaaagattttatttatttgacagagaaagacacagcgagagaggaaacacaagcagggggagtgggagagggagaagcaggcttcccactgagcagggagcctgatatggggctcgatcccaggaccctgggaccatgacctgagccgaaggcagacgcttaaggactgagccacccaggagcccctgtccgtctttttgtgactagcttattcTACTTGGCGtaacgtcctcaaggttcatccgtgttatagcatatgtcagaatttcctatctttttaaaactaaacagtattccattgtacatatatataacattttgcttatcctttcatccatcagtggatccttgggttgcttccacattttagttattgtgaataatgctatgaacatgggtgtacagttcttttggatttatacctagtggaattgctagatcctatgaattctatttttaattcttttgaggaactgccattctgtttttcattgtggctgtaccattttaccattttacattcccaccagcagtgcacaagtgtCCCATTTCCTCTACattcttgctaacacttgttattttctgtttttgttgtttttgtctaATAGTAACCATACTAATGGACGTAAAGTGGTCATCTCTTTACTTTTAAATGGgtttaaaatgggtttcttatagacaacatgTCTATAGttagatcttgtttttttaatccatttggacTGTCTCTGTCATTTAATAGGTATATTTAGACTACTTACGTTTAAACTGATTATTGATGTAGTCAGATTAATAGCTATTGTGTttgtatctgttttctttctattcattaatttttttgttgtttctttcccctctctttttctgccttctatgGTTTTGAGTATTTTACATGATTCCATTTCATCTCTCTTAGTGTCagttatacttctttttaaaagtttttggtgaggagcgcctgggtggctcagtcgttaagcgtctgccttcagctcaggtcatgataccagggtcgagcccctcatcgggctccctgcacagtgggaagcctgcttctccttctcccactccccctgcttgtgttcctgctctcgctatctctctctctctgtcaaataaataaaatctttaaaaataaataaataaataaaagtgtttggTGATTGCCCTAgactttacaaatatatttttaactaatctatGTTCATCTTCAAATAACACCATAACAGCACTTCTAATAACACTTCAAATAACTAATCTATGTTCATCTTCAAATAAAGACTGCTTCCTTTAGTGTACATACTTTATAACAGAATATTTCCAATTCCTCCTTCCCGTTCCTCTGTATTGCAGTTACTCGTTTCATTTATCCATATTACTGCTTTAAGCAGTTACCTTTTAGATTAGTCAAGAATAcgaaaaacaaaagattttatcttaggttcatttattccttctctgacactctttttttaaatgtagatccaggtctttggtttaatttttcttctgcttaaagaatttcttttaacatctTTTTCAGGACAAATAAACTAGTGGTAAattccatcagtttttttttttgaaatgcatgACAAAGTCTTTACTTTCAAATGATTATCAGTACACCAAGTAAGAACATGTATACAAGTTCTTGAATTCTATCATCTAATAATTTTGATTAAGAGAAACTAAGAGCAGCCCGAACAATATATACTAGTATTTGCTATTCCACCCTTAGCCAAAAGGACAACTTAAGGCCAGCAGCTGCTTCACACAGGTTACAGTAACTATTTACTACTTTTTCATAGAGAAAGCCCCTGACCTTCAAGAaagctttagggaaaaaaaaatttaatccctttctttctttaaacagaattttttttttttttactacatctgagaaagaaaaagtactgatacatatGTTGCTTGAGCTAAAAGGCATAGGAAAACAGACAACGTATACACAttaaatttctaagaaatatgaggtaaaaggagagaatctttggATAAGCTCTACGTTTGTACAAATAAGCTAGATTTGCTATTCTCCAAGAAGTGAAGGGACCTACTAcataatatacagaaatagtTTAATGCCTTTTCACAAGGATGTAACTACTCAAGCTTTGCTGAAGCTTCGTATCCCATGAAGGCACCTAACATGCCAATCTGCACGCAGagctgctccttcctcccctatCCATTTATGTGGTAGTTTTCATGGATTTCTGGCCGGATGTCACAGACAAAGACCAGCAGGTTATCCAAGACTTCATCCCTGTTCTGCTGGAAGTAGGCCTGGAGGATGGTCATCTTCTCCTGGGTCGTCTTCTCCACTTCGGTGCTGCAGCTGCCATGGGATCCCAGAGCCGCAGCTTCCCTGGCCTTGAACTCCTTCTCTCTTTGCAGGCGGTATTGTTCAGTTTCAGCCTGAGCTGCTGCTTTGGCCTGCTTCAGCCTCCGGTTCTTTTGCTTGCGGGCCTCTGACACCTTCTCTGCAGCCCGCTTCTCGGCCTGCAGCAGCTGCTGGATGCCCTGCGACTGGCTGGCCATGGCAGGGGCGACTCTGAGGCCAAGGGATGCGGCCTAAATCGGTTCCAGCGGGTCCCTTCccatcagtttttgtttgtctgagaaactatttctccttcacttttgaaggatagttttagAATAGAGAATTAGATAGATATAGAATATAGATACAGAATTCACAGTtggtggttatttttttctttcaacactaaagatttcatttcactctcttttttcttatgcGTTTTTTTGATTAGGAAGTTCATTATAATCTTTACTGTTCTTCTACAGgcaaggtgattttttttccatgctgacttctttcaagaatttctctttgtctttgattttcagtGATTTGAATATGGTATGTttaggtatgatttttttttttaacgtttatTTGGTGTTCTCTGAGTCTCCTAGATACGTGGTTTGgtatttgttaattaattaattttgggaagttctcagccattatcaCTTCAGATACTTTTTTCTGCTCCATTGTCTCTTTgttctccttctggtatttcaGTTAGACATATGTTCTACTTTTTGATATTGTCCCACCGTTTTTGgatgttctgttttatttttcattcttcttcttttcatttcagtttgggaCCTATCTTCAGATTGATTCTTTCTCAGCCATGTCAAGTCTCAGCCCATTGAAGGCATTCTTCTTTTCTgttactgtgttttttatttgaagtattttgttttcttttttttttttaaagattttatttatttatttgagagagagaatgagatagagagcatgagaggggggagggtcagagaaagaggcagactccctgctgagcagggagcccgacgtgggacttgatcccgggactccaggatcatgacctgagccgaaggcagtcgcttaaccaactgagccacctaggcgcccttgtTTTGATTCTTTAGAGTTCTGTCTCTTTGCTTACTCATCTGTTCTTATATGTTATCTACCTTTTTCATTAAAGCCCTGAGCCTATAAGTCATGGTTATTTCACATTTCctatctgataattccaacatctatgTCATAAGTTATTGTTCTGGTGGTTGTTTGATTTCCTCAGACTGTGGTGtgttttttcccttgccttttggCATACCTTGTAATTTGTTGTTGAATGTTAGGCATCTTGTTTCAGGTAATGGGAACTGAGATAAATAGGCCTCTAGTGTGAGGATTTATGTTAATCAAGGTAGGAACTGGGTTGTGTTTAATGTTTATTGTAGCTGTAGATATCAGGGGTTTCAAATACCCCTGTTGTACTTGATTTATTGGCCTTTCCTTTTGACTTTAGAACTTTCCCATGTTCTGTTCCTCAGAGAGTTTCATACAGTTCTTTCACCTGTAATCCACTGTTACTTTCCTTGAGTCCCATTTGTGTGGTGTTGAGATACGAACAAGGAGTACCATTTTATGATTaagtctcagattttttttttttaaagattttatttatttatttgagagagagaatgagatagagagcatgagaggggggagggtcagagagagaggcagactccctgccgagcagggagcccgacgtgggactcgacgtgggactcgatcccgggactccaggaccataacccgagccgaaggcagtcgcttaaccaactgagccacccaggcgcccaagtctcaGATTTTAAATGGGCTTGTGTCTCCTGGCTGTGACCATCACAAGTGGTATAGCTTTTCCCCCTACTTCCCATTCCCTTCCTTGCTGATAGTGTTTCAGATCTATTCCTTAAAGCCCTGTCCTGTGCTGACTGTGGGTTGTTGTATTCTGCCCTCTCTTTGCCCCCCACTCCTCTTAGGTGAAATAAGAAACCTATAAGTTGGAGGGGGTAGAACTTCCATTCTCTAGCTGGAATAAGGTTTCAAAATGGCAAAGTCTTTTCTTCTGGAAAGTTGGCCTTTGTTATGGAAAATGCTCTGGGCATTTTTCACAGTTGTTACTCGACCCGTCTCCCCACCCCTGTATGGGAGATCTTTTTTGGATCCTCATGGTGAGAACCTGGTAGAGTTTCTAGAAGGAATGCCCACAAAGATATACATCATCTGTAAGACTGTGGCCTCCAggaatttcttattctttttttttttttaagattttatttatttatttgacagcgagagagcacaagcagggggagtggcaggcagagggagaggaagaagcagactccccaccgagtaaggagcccgatgtgggactcgatctcaggaccctgggatcatgacctgagtggaaggcagacgcttaatctactgagccacccaggtgccctggaaattTCTTATTCTTACAATAGCCCACACTCAATCTCCAGCAGTTcatcaaaattaccatttaagtGTCCTATCAGTTCATGTCTCCAGTGGCTTCGACTTTGTGTAAGCAGATCTTGGTTGCTCTATCTCTGTGGACACACCAGCTTTCCGTATTTGGGGGTGGCAGTTTGGCTTGTCATCTTAGTTCTCTGATGAATCCAAGTTGTTCCTTTTAAGttgcattcttttttaagtttgtcCAGCTTTTTCCTGGACAGGAATGATGACTTTCAAGCTCTTTACATACAGGACTGAAAACAGACATCTCTCCtgcctatatttttaatttctcaggtCTCTAAATGTTTTGCAAATAATGAGCTATTCTTGTTTTATGGTATTCAGATCT
This genomic interval carries:
- the LOC110583752 gene encoding V-type proton ATPase subunit G 1-like gives rise to the protein MASQSQGIQQLLQAEKRAAEKVSEARKQKNRRLKQAKAAAQAETEQYRLQREKEFKAREAAALGSHGSCSTEVEKTTQEKMTILQAYFQQNRDEVLDNLLVFVCDIRPEIHENYHING